From the genome of Cololabis saira isolate AMF1-May2022 chromosome 1, fColSai1.1, whole genome shotgun sequence:
ACTCCTCTTCACAAGGGTTAGTAGGAATGGAAAAAAAGGCAAGTGCAGCCTCCACGTTGGAGCTTTTTGTTGGTTGgggaacaacaaagaaaaaaggttttctGGGGAAACGGTTAACGGATATATTTCCATCAATAAAAACCAGCGGctttattttaaatcatttggTAGTTCCAAAtgacaggagtgtccaacaagTAACCCAGCAGGGAGATTAGGAGGTaggatttatttattacttttgTGCATATTTCTGATTTAACAATCCATGAGATGTGATATGGGCCAGATGTCCGAGACCTGTGCTCACAGCCCAGCACTGTTGATGACCTGTTCTCTCGTCAGATGGGAGCAAGTTTTACACACAGCACTTGTGGGATTTGTTTGAAAAGAGTCTATAGAGGACGTGACGAATGTTATGCTGCCTGCTCCATAATCCAATATGTTTTTCAACGAGTCAGCGATGCTTTATGGAGGCACAGACCGGCCAGCTGTATCCTGACTCCCCAGCTGCTCAATGCTGGTGCAGATGGCGATGGTTCCTCCTGGTGCATGACAATACTTCTCTGCCTCGCAGGCCAGTTCTTAGGCAGCTCTTAGATGACAGAAGAATTGATGCCAGTGAGAACCTCTACCACATTATACATCAGGCACCCAAAGCTGCTCAGTCCTGCAACAGATTGGTTGACGTTTGATCCAGTTCTGGAAAACAATCCCTCCAGTTCAACTTTTGCAGTCAAAAGTCTAGATGTAATCAGGTATGAAAACTGGCACATGGGTGCCCAAGTTTGATCAGTCTTTACTGTTCAttctttattttgtgtgtgataTAGCCATATGTCTAACTTCATTTACCATTCTTACATTGATTTTCTCCCAGTTGCACAATGTACATCTAAAGATTTGcaacttgaatatttttttcaatGATCTGATCTGTGAGTTTATACATAATTTTtaagtattttgttaaaaaacAGGATACAAAATATTACTTTTGGCTCTTTCCGTGAAACTGATGAGCCAAAGAAAATTGTACTGCATTCACTAAGCATTCTTTTATCTAAAGTGATTTGAAGTGAATGACAGACTGAGGCAATGTGGGGATTCagcatttaatttaataaaaactTGGGCGTATAAAGTGGGGAAATTGGAGATCCCACTTAACCTTCTGAGGCAAAGCTGCCCCTAAAAATACTTCACTTTTAATTCAGTGATTCAACTCCCAAGTCATTCAGGAATTACAGATCTTCTGGACATTTCATTGATTTATTTCCCATTTTTCCTCAAGATCCATGTTTGATTTGCAAAAGACACAAACCAGGATGGTGGCCGTTCGCACTGTAAAAGAGATCGGACAAGAATATAGGACGGGCAGTATTTAACAATAGTGCAGGTTAGGCCAGTGATGCTTTTAAGCTTCCTTACATGGTGTGTCCACGTAGCAAAACCACAGACAAGGTGCCATCTGGGAGGGATCGGAAGGCCTTTCCCAGCCAGCGATCCAGCTTCTTCATCATGAGATCcatttcctgatcctgcatgTTACACATTAGAGTCTTTATTACGTAGGTGTTTCAAAATAGCAAATCACAAGTGCTACATGATGGAGTAGATCCTTGCTTTTGACACCAGTAATAAAGTTCAGGATGGATCAGCACACCTGTTATCGTCATCAATAAGACCATGTTGTCTTAGTAAGACTTCAAAATATTTAACACATTTACactgctttcagacacaaaacctGGTTGTGAAAAGAAAATCTAGTCACCAGTGAATAAACACCAGCCAACAATCAGACTCATTCATACTACAGTAAATGCTGAACCTCTCCTGTCTTCTTTGGTCTTTCCTGGCTGCTCCTGTCACTTTCCCGTCATTACTGGCTTAAAATCCAAACTGCTCACAAGATCTTCAAGACTTGCCACCCACATGTTACCCCAAATGGAACTACACCATTCAAAACATGTCCAGGTGTCTCGCCCGTTGCTACCCTGCCTCTGAAAAAAGAGATGTGTCAGAATCCAGCCAGTGCTCCCTCAGTGCTCTGCCCGCAGCTGCTGCCAGGGTGTTGTCCACCTGCTGACCTCCACCACAGCTGTTATGCCCAATGAAAAACTCACTGATACTCAAGCGATGACAATGATGATTGATGCCatgacttttgttttgtttttttttaaagaaagacaTCTGTTTCATGGAGAATTTCAAATATATTGTCATAAATGACTGTATCATCAGCACCTCTAATCTGCAGAGAGGTGTATTTTCCAGCATGAGCAGCTAGAATTCTCTTGATTCTTTTGTCATTCCAGTTTCCTGCCATATCTTTTTCCAAACACTGCATTGTCTTAAAGACTGTCTGAAAGGGGTTTTAGATGAGTTAATCAAATGGATAACAGCAATATCTCCTTGACAAAGGTAATTCCAGCCCATGCTCAAGTTTCTCTTAGAGCCATTGAAACTCTTCCTTAAGTTTCCACCGTAGTATGTGTTCATGCTTTTATACGTTAGACTTTGTTAAGCAGGACTGCTCTGCAGGCGTATAGTTTTGTCTGCTCATTAAAGAAAAACTCAACGATCAAAAGTCAGATGAATCACAGCTTCAACATTAAAGGAATTCCACATCACCTACAGCCTTTTTCTCTCCTCTATTTTCTCTCTGCACTACAAATGAGTTGGAACAAAATAAGTCCAAACCCTGAACTCAAAACCATCCGTCTTCAAGAGAAGATGGAAAGATTAAAAGTAGATTTTATAAGACTAAAATATAATTTGAACTAAAATGATTAGTTAACTTTCTACCAGGACGAATTAGTTCAATCTAATCTATACCTGAGAGCTGTTGTGTGTGTAGGTCATTCTCTGCTCATCTGCTGCTTCCTCATCTGCATCCACTGCAGTCACTGCTGTTGTCATGGCAACCCATGAAGGTAAGTGAGGTGGAGTCAGGGATGGACAAATGAGGTAGTTGTCCTTCAGCAGATCTTTAGACGAGCTGAGGGCGCAATGTTTTCCCTCTGAACTCTTAAACTCTGTCAAACAAAACACTCTGGTTAGGAACGGAAACTTTGTATAAAAAATCCACAAAATGTCTTTTACTCACTTATGCATGCATGCTTTGcatgtttttcatgtttgtCAGGTAGTATGACACTCTCCACAGCACCAAAGTGGCCAAAGGTCTCTCTGACAGTCTCCTCGTGTAATTCTCGAATCTTAATTTCAGCAGGAGGGAACCCATTCTCGGCTCTTGCAGGAGTGACATTTGAGCACTTTCCGTCCAATATATGCCCATTAACCTTTGTAGAAATGTTTACACGCTGAGCCATGTGGTGACTCAGTTTAACAGCGAACACGTAATTTGCGTTGAGGCTGTCGGCCGTTAAAGCATCGAGATTCAGATCCAGGTCCAACAGTGACTCGTGTACTGGCCTCTGCACCTAGGATGTGCAGAAATACAAAAGTCTCCAAAGCTTCGGACGTAACTGTGACataaataggataaaaaagGCAGCGAAAGAGGAAAAGAGGGCAGGACAGTTACCTTGAGGGGCTGGCCCAGCCAACTGAATCCACTGAGAGTTTTTAAAGCGAGCGTTGCTCCTTCCAGCAGCTCATACTCTACCTCTGCATGGACCTGTAGACCAGACATTTGCAGAGCATGTGTTAACTATAAAGCACATCCTAACACAGTGGAAAAGAGGCAAGTAACTATGTgcaaatgtgtgtttgtttttaaagtacACATAGATGCGACATACCCGAACACTTGTGTTCAACAATTTGATTCTTCGAACTGGTCCACAACAACTAAACAGCCGCTTCACTTCCTTCTTTGTGACTCCTGCAGGAAACGGCCCCGCAAACACCACACACATGTCCCGGAGATTAGCACACACCTGGGGGATAAACGCAAGTCTTAGGTTGTATTTCTGCAAAGTCCTATGTTAAAGAAAGTGAAGAGAAGGAGAAAAGCCTCACACTCCGGTACAGCTGCTCCTGTTGAGGGAAGTCTGTCGTCAGGGGTTCTGAGAAGGTGGAGAACTGGAGGACGGAGAGGAAGGGACACTTCGTCTGTCTCCTAAAAGATGCCAGCATCtgaaaaaataaagagaaacagAGGAAGGAGAGTTTAGAGAAAGATAGTGGTGGCAAAAACCGGTCAAAATGATGAAAGTTCATTTTTCACCTCTTTGTCAGCGCTGTACCACCGCTGATTGGACAGTTCCAGTGTAATGTCAGCACGCTTTCCTAAATAGAGCACCGACCGGCCACATCTCTCTAGCACGTCAGCAAACCTGCACAAGACAGATGATCTGTGAAACTCACGCAGTTTCACATTTTGATGGAGTTGTGACAGATAAAAAGTTCTTTTAACTTTGTAAATGTACAGAATGTGTTTAAAGAGGTCTGCAGAGGCATCTCATTTCATTTGCCTGCACCTCATTATCAGCACATACAAGTTTACTACCAAATATTGCACATCCACATCTACTCAATAGACTCAAAAGGAGGAGAGTTCATGGCCTCTGCTTCaaggaattacattttttttgtcttaatatAGCTGTTCATTTTGACCTACACTGTAAAACCGCATTTCCAAGAAAGTAAAtaagccttgtttcaagaaaaaaaaaaatcaaaagactATTCTGTTAGTTTAAAAAATTCTAGCCAACAGTTTTTCTTACCCCACTGGCAAAAATAGTTCTGCTTAAAATAAGCcaattttgactagatttatataatattaggcttatttccAGAGGGGCTGTTTGTGCAGTAAAGTAATAGATGTTAGATGTTATTTTACCTCCAGAATGTTAAACATTTCTATGAGTCTTTTCGCTTGGGGCAGAGAGCAATGCAGCCAACAAGCCTACAAACTACGTCCTGACCTCAAACCTTTTAAGCCATATGGAAAATCCGAACCTACTTGGCCTCCTGATTATTCAGTTTGGTAATTTTCTCAGAGAATGGCAAGTTAAAGAGAACTGGCACTGAGATGGAGGCCTATTTGTCAACATACCTTTTCAGCACTGATAGAAGATGACACAGTAAAAGGTaaagtttcttttttcatttttgccaTCTTGTCCATTTTATTGGTGTTTAAGCCACTCTTTTTGTCAAGTGTGACATTCTGTCTTCACATGAATTCAGTGTCACTACATCTACGTCATAAACCCGAGTAAAATccttcacataaaaacacactcAGAGACGGGCAGGATGACTAAAACCAGGTCTTTACTGCAGCTAAATGTTTTTATCAGTCTTTTCATAGCTACATCACCCCTGTATGAGCGAAAAGGATTCTATTGATCCTCCGTGGAGAGTTATTAAATGTTTCTATTTTGGGGTGTGACATTTTTGACTGTAGTACAGAATTTTTAAAGCCCAGAGGAAAGATGTAGTTTACCAGAGCTGGTGTTAAAGTGAAGTACAGTGTCAAAGAGGTGTAAGAAACTCCATAGCATTTATACCTGTGGCTTGGTGTTGGTTCAGGAGCACAGTCGTGAAATTCGTCCACTACTGTGTATCCCCACAGGTCCTCCAAATGAAGCTCCACAACCTGATCATAAATGAAAATATTTGCTTATCTTTCTGTGTGGGTGTATGAATGTCAGTGTTTTCTGAAAGTCCTTTGCTACCTGCCGAGGCCCTGTTTTGATAAAGTACTGGGCCAGGTTCAGGGCTGCCACCGCATCTTCGGTGGGATTATGACCCCTGTTCTCTTCAGATTGGATTTGCCTCCTGGGATGTGAGTGAAGAATCAAATTACTAACCGTgcagagtgagtgagtgagactttcagagaaaaaataaaaaaaaggactcACTTTAGCACCGTCTCAGCCAGAACTTTGAGCTTGAATTTCTGACCTAACTCCCTCCTGTACAGAAGTGTGGTGTCAATGACATGTTTGTGGATGAGCTGCGGGAGAACAAAGACAGGTCAAATCTTTAAAAAGTGTGACATTACCTTTGAAatgaaacttaaaggagcatgaagcaggattgaggcaggatttatgaaaaaaattcatctACGTTTtacgttttctagtaataatgtcagatgaagcgttccaaaccaaaacgaatgagccctctagtgtatctctccgttgccttgaacaggctgtgtgctgcaaaatgtgctgcaattccgggccggaatttcccgcgctgtcctgtggatgtgacgtcacatgacgctgcatgcgcgttctccccgttctcccgtgccggcttcactgttggctgcagtacccccgtcagccgtcgtggcgaagggtggcgctaatgagtctcatttcttataaAGGAGCCTCATTCTCCTTTTAAAAGTTGAAATCAGATACCTCATTTTAAAGGGGCCCTATtataaaaaacatgtttgttcttgctttaacatatacaaagtggtctcccctcagcctgccaactcagaaggaggaaagcaaccaaattctgcagtgtctgtacagccgcccggatgagccatccagtgtgatgtggcttctacgagccgttcagattctgctcccgtcgttgcgTAACGACGGGAGAGATttgcataggttggcctccgatgcgtgaaaccacgcccacaactaactctggccggaacaacaacaacaactccgccggccggagcttctgccaaaTTTTAcctagcggtgtatcgtgatggCGTCTGTTTGAGCTAGACATGCaaattgctctgttgttggttgtaaaaaccaacacaaatgactgtattctgtctttgtgccctcccctgctacgcgtcattcaggcagccaatcagcacagagcctcattatcatagcctccccgcccactcgcatagataatgaggttagagaatgggaagataaagacatggctcacaggctgaatttctaatttatttggcaaaaaaaaaatcaaaagcttgttttgagacattcaaggcctgttttaaataggtattagatgccacaaTACGTGCCCTTTAAGTTCTTAAGTTTAATCAAGGTTGGAGACTTTGataaaagttatttatttcatcttCCACATTATTAAACTTTGAAATGCAATtaattttgtttagtttttttctgcaatacaatcttacaaaatataaacaatacACTGACCTTACTTATAGCAAGCTTAACCTGCATGAGAGTCAGCACAGTTTCAAAGTCACTCACTTTCAGAGCCATGAGATCATTGTTGAGGGAATGGCCCACAAGAACAGCGTCGCCTGGCAACAGCCTCCTGAGTTTTGCTTGAACATCCCGCAGGGTGGTGGTGATTGGTTGCAACATCGCTGCAGTGACACCAGAGAACCTGTCAGGAGTCACCCAGTAATGTTGGgagcaaaaatgtgttttaacatTTGAACAGAGTGCGACGATGTCAACACAATGAACATCTTGAGTCACGTCCCCTTACCTTTACGTATAAGATGGGATCAATGTGTAATACAAGCTGAATACAATATGAAGCTATGTGTAATGTGTTATGTAATGTGACCACATTCTGACTGTAGCAAACCAGGACAGGATGTTGCTCATGAGGctttatgtttgtgtgtgttatttACTGGGTGAGGTAGTTCAAGATACGGTTCGGAGGTTTCACCAGATCGTCCAACAAACAGTTCCCATCACTGTCCACCAGAGAGACGCGAGTCAGCTCATACCCCTTCTCTGTTAGACACTGAAATGCAACACAAGTGCATCAACAAAC
Proteins encoded in this window:
- the LOC133452025 gene encoding RNA exonuclease 5-like isoform X1; the encoded protein is MEPFSCLDMEPCSSLAAMSDRKKRKNSDPASYEKPKRLKTGQEDDEVLQRGRRSGQARVSVPADHLQQPITLTELTELLHFAALGKTRGIKQPSWCRIRHQKKIQGVNVVIVEGLTQSHFYKNYLTMEHLRTNYTTRVTFTPSSNNIASGIFSSEVLQADGSSVSEPDKTLHKALKQHPVITMFGTQRRGLTAYVLTEEKMIKNRYPVKGMPGFEDFVCTDSFDCVNDTSPLYGLDCEMCLTEKGYELTRVSLVDSDGNCLLDDLVKPPNRILNYLTQFSGVTAAMLQPITTTLRDVQAKLRRLLPGDAVLVGHSLNNDLMALKLIHKHVIDTTLLYRRELGQKFKLKVLAETVLKRQIQSEENRGHNPTEDAVAALNLAQYFIKTGPRQVVELHLEDLWGYTVVDEFHDCAPEPTPSHRFADVLERCGRSVLYLGKRADITLELSNQRWYSADKEMLASFRRQTKCPFLSVLQFSTFSEPLTTDFPQQEQLYRSVCANLRDMCVVFAGPFPAGVTKKEVKRLFSCCGPVRRIKLLNTSVRVHAEVEYELLEGATLALKTLSGFSWLGQPLKVQRPVHESLLDLDLNLDALTADSLNANYVFAVKLSHHMAQRVNISTKVNGHILDGKCSNVTPARAENGFPPAEIKIRELHEETVRETFGHFGAVESVILPDKHEKHAKHACIKFKSSEGKHCALSSSKDLLKDNYLICPSLTPPHLPSWVAMTTAVTAVDADEEAADEQRMTYTHNSSQDQEMDLMMKKLDRWLGKAFRSLPDGTLSVVLLRGHTIANGHHPGLCLLQIKHGS
- the LOC133452025 gene encoding RNA exonuclease 5-like isoform X2 — protein: MEPCSSLAAMSDRKKRKNSDPASYEKPKRLKTGQEDDEVLQRGRRSGQARVSVPADHLQQPITLTELTELLHFAALGKTRGIKQPSWCRIRHQKKIQGVNVVIVEGLTQSHFYKNYLTMEHLRTNYTTRVTFTPSSNNIASGIFSSEVLQADGSSVSEPDKTLHKALKQHPVITMFGTQRRGLTAYVLTEEKMIKNRYPVKGMPGFEDFVCTDSFDCVNDTSPLYGLDCEMCLTEKGYELTRVSLVDSDGNCLLDDLVKPPNRILNYLTQFSGVTAAMLQPITTTLRDVQAKLRRLLPGDAVLVGHSLNNDLMALKLIHKHVIDTTLLYRRELGQKFKLKVLAETVLKRQIQSEENRGHNPTEDAVAALNLAQYFIKTGPRQVVELHLEDLWGYTVVDEFHDCAPEPTPSHRFADVLERCGRSVLYLGKRADITLELSNQRWYSADKEMLASFRRQTKCPFLSVLQFSTFSEPLTTDFPQQEQLYRSVCANLRDMCVVFAGPFPAGVTKKEVKRLFSCCGPVRRIKLLNTSVRVHAEVEYELLEGATLALKTLSGFSWLGQPLKVQRPVHESLLDLDLNLDALTADSLNANYVFAVKLSHHMAQRVNISTKVNGHILDGKCSNVTPARAENGFPPAEIKIRELHEETVRETFGHFGAVESVILPDKHEKHAKHACIKFKSSEGKHCALSSSKDLLKDNYLICPSLTPPHLPSWVAMTTAVTAVDADEEAADEQRMTYTHNSSQDQEMDLMMKKLDRWLGKAFRSLPDGTLSVVLLRGHTIANGHHPGLCLLQIKHGS